One window of the Vannielia litorea genome contains the following:
- a CDS encoding GNAT family N-acetyltransferase, whose translation MDGSSDISIETVDSLGAVTPEAWDACAAPGDGRPEDPFVTYRFLKALEDSGSVGGRSGWQPTYLLARAGEELIATAPMYAKFHSQGEYVFDHSWAHAYERAGGEYYPKLQIAAPFTPVPGRRFLVKPGWERIGMSALVQGAVQVAAQGGLSGVHATFCTEAEAEAGAQMGLMHRRGQQFHWENRGYATFDDFLADLSSRKRKNIRKERERAQGFGGRILRLTGEEIEPEHWDAFWQFYQDTGARKWGSPYLTRPFFDEVQAGLREDVLLVLAEREGRFVAGALNFIGRDALFGRYWGCTEHHPCLHFELCYYVAIEEAIARGLARVEAGAQGEHKLARGYLPKETHSLHWVADEGFRRAIADFLEEEARAVDYEIEVLTGYGPFRREHREEQD comes from the coding sequence ATGGATGGCAGCTCGGACATTTCCATTGAAACGGTGGACAGCCTTGGCGCGGTGACGCCGGAGGCCTGGGATGCCTGTGCCGCGCCCGGGGATGGGCGGCCGGAAGATCCGTTTGTGACCTATCGGTTTTTGAAGGCGCTGGAAGACAGCGGCTCGGTCGGCGGGCGGTCTGGCTGGCAGCCGACTTACCTGCTGGCGCGGGCGGGCGAGGAGCTGATCGCGACCGCGCCGATGTATGCCAAGTTTCACAGCCAGGGCGAATATGTGTTCGACCACTCCTGGGCCCATGCCTATGAGCGGGCCGGGGGTGAGTATTATCCGAAGCTGCAGATCGCGGCGCCGTTCACTCCGGTGCCGGGGCGGCGCTTTTTGGTGAAGCCGGGTTGGGAACGGATCGGGATGAGCGCGCTGGTTCAGGGCGCTGTGCAGGTGGCGGCGCAGGGCGGGCTCTCGGGCGTGCACGCGACGTTTTGCACCGAGGCGGAGGCCGAGGCGGGGGCGCAGATGGGGCTGATGCACCGACGGGGGCAGCAGTTTCATTGGGAGAACCGGGGGTATGCCACGTTTGACGATTTTCTGGCCGATCTGAGCAGCCGGAAGCGGAAGAACATTCGCAAGGAGCGGGAGCGGGCGCAGGGCTTTGGCGGGCGCATCCTGCGGCTGACCGGGGAGGAGATTGAGCCGGAGCATTGGGATGCGTTCTGGCAATTCTATCAGGACACCGGGGCGAGGAAGTGGGGCTCGCCCTATCTGACGCGGCCGTTCTTTGACGAGGTGCAGGCCGGGCTGCGCGAGGATGTGCTGCTGGTGCTGGCGGAGCGCGAAGGCCGGTTCGTGGCCGGGGCGCTGAATTTCATCGGGCGGGACGCGCTGTTTGGGCGCTACTGGGGTTGCACCGAGCATCACCCCTGCCTGCATTTCGAGCTGTGCTACTATGTGGCCATCGAGGAGGCGATCGCGCGGGGGCTTGCCCGCGTGGAGGCCGGGGCGCAGGGCGAGCACAAGCTGGCGCGGGGTTATTTGCCGAAAGAGACGCATTCGCTGCACTGGGTCGCCGATGAGGGCTTTCGCCGGGCGATTGCGGATTTTCTGGAGGAGGAGGCACGCGCGGTGGATTACGAAATCGAGGTGTTGACGGGCTACGGGCCGTTCCGCCGCGAGCATCGGGAGGAGCAGGATTGA